Proteins encoded in a region of the Juglans regia cultivar Chandler unplaced genomic scaffold, Walnut 2.0 Scaffold_125, whole genome shotgun sequence genome:
- the LOC109007657 gene encoding glycine-rich protein A3-like, which yields MGGGKDKHGYQSSDKGLHSNLAGYGAGNGAGYYPPQGYPPQGYLPQGYPPQASYPPSGYPPPLVGYQPAGYPPPGGYPPPAYPPPSAYPGSSVPYHSGYGSMGGLLATGAAAAAAAYGSHQLSHGAHRPGYGGYYGYGHGKLKHGKYGKRWKNGMLGKHKYKKWK from the exons ATGGGAGGTGGAAAAGACAAGCATGGTTACCAGTCTAGTGACAAAGGCCTGCATTCAAACCTTGCTGGATATGGTGCTGGAAATGGTGCGGGATACTACCCTCCACAGGGATATCCCCCTCAAGGATATCTCCCTCAAGGGTATCCCCCACAAGCCTCCTACCCACCATCTGGATATCCTCCTCCTCTGGTTGGATACCAACCAGCCGGATATCCTCCCCCCGGTGGATACCCTCCACCAGCCTATCCTCCCCCATCCGCTTATCCTGGTTCATCAGTTCCATATCATTCAG GGTATGGATCAATGGGAGGATTGCTAGCAACGGGTGCTGCTGCTGCAGCTGCTGCTTATGGTTCTCACCAGCTCTCCCACGGTGCTCATCGTCCAGGATATGGGGGTTACTATGGCTATGGTCACGGAAAGCTTAAGCATGGGAAATATGGCAAGCGCTGGAAGAATGGCATGCTTGGGAAACATAAGTACAAGAAATGGAAGTGA